TCACTTAAAGAGTCTTTTTCCATATAAAATTTTTCTACGACCGTAAAATCGGTCAATTACCCCCAAAATTGGGTCTCACCGTTATGGATGGGACCCAAACTGTTTTTATAAATTTCTAATTACATTTGCAGAAAATAGACCAAAACCAACCACCTGTAAAAACCTCTTGCCATCAGTTCCGGAATAGTGTGTATGTAGAAGATGGGGTTCACTATTGTTTTTTTCCCGCTTTGTCTTAATTGTATATCAACGTAGAATACGAGTCAAACATGTCAGGAGTAACGCTGGAAGAGAAGATAAAAGCATTGCAATCTATTGAAGATGAATTGCCGGCTGTTCTATTGATCCATAAATTTCCGGAAGGAGGAGTGGTGCATATGTCGCAACGGGGTTGTCATGCCCTTGGCTATACGCTGGAAGAAATCATTGCCCTGGGCCAGGAGTATTACCAGCGTGTATTCAATCCACAGGACGTGGAAGATTTTGTACCACGAATTCTGGAACTGGTGGAATCCCCTGCCGAAGAGGACAGGATCGTTTCTTTTTTTCAGCAGGTAAGGCTGGCGGGCCGTGAGGATTACGAATGGCACCTGAGCACGACCCGTGTTTTTTTCCGCGATGAAACAGGGCTGCCTACACACCTGATTACCTGCGCTATTCCCATAGATCCGCTACATCACGTTACCAGCAAATTAAAAAGACTGTTAAAGGAAAATACTTTTCTGCGACAGCACCAGCACGTTTTTGCTGAACTCACCAAAAGAGAAAAAGAAATTCTCCGATTGACGGCATTAGGTCACAGTGCCGGAGAAATGGCCAGGGAACTGCATATATCAGAAAAAACAGTTGTCACCCACCGTAGAAATATCAAATCAAAAATCAATGCAGAATCTATGTATGATCTTACGCAGTTCGCCCAGGCATTTGATATGATCTGATTTTGTTATTATTTTTTGTAAGAAGATGATATAATATTAACAATATTTTGTTGTTGGATATTATACCTAAAATTTTTTTAGGTAGATGAAAGTGCCGCTATTAAAGGGTTTTGTGGAGAAGTGTTTTTTGTTAAAACGATTTTATGCACTTATGAATTTTTTATAGGTTGATGTTTGATTAATCTTAAAAATGTAATTTTAGTTGGATGTCCTATTGATGCATCAGGATATCTGTTAACCCGATCTTGTTTGTTTAACCGTTTTACCATGTCTTTTAAAGCA
This window of the Chitinophaga sp. Cy-1792 genome carries:
- a CDS encoding helix-turn-helix transcriptional regulator, with protein sequence MSGVTLEEKIKALQSIEDELPAVLLIHKFPEGGVVHMSQRGCHALGYTLEEIIALGQEYYQRVFNPQDVEDFVPRILELVESPAEEDRIVSFFQQVRLAGREDYEWHLSTTRVFFRDETGLPTHLITCAIPIDPLHHVTSKLKRLLKENTFLRQHQHVFAELTKREKEILRLTALGHSAGEMARELHISEKTVVTHRRNIKSKINAESMYDLTQFAQAFDMI